A region of the Clavelina lepadiformis chromosome 9, kaClaLepa1.1, whole genome shotgun sequence genome:
AAATCACAGATAGCTGAAGTCCATTGTATTTATTCCTAGTTCTATACAAGCACATAACTTGCAAAATTGGAAGCTTCATATTTGTGTTTGAACCACTTTATTATACTAATTACTTTTGGAacgttttgtgaaaaaatgcttttgcGCGGATTATCTACAGCTAATTACTTGTAAAACAAAGTTACATGTTTGATTTACATATGCAGTTGTCTAAACTGACatgatttttgttaattttctgCAGAATTTTACACTACAAGCTGCCTAGCCCAAAATGGGCCACCGAAACTAATTCTAAATCCTGCTGATATATTGCTCTACTTAACACTGCATTTACTTTTACATTGCCGCACTGTGGAGAAAATAAACTGCTCTAAtacagcaagttttgtttCAGGTTTGTTCATTTTATATTAGCAAAACTCAGACTTACAACAAGGCACTAATGAAAGCGTCATTCCAAGATAACCAAGGTTTGTAAAGACATCCATTTTCCAGCTGCTACCAGTGATAACCATTGGCAATAGTAGGTTTCCCTTGTCTGAAGACTTACAGGAAATGCTAAATATGTTATTAATGTTACACGGCGTGCTTGCCTTTTTCTGTCCATTCACATGCCAGCGATGTAGAATTGGTTGATTGCCACCAGCAATAATTTCATCTTGAAAGTAACGTACGGTGTTGGGTGTGAAACAGGAGTCATTACCCTCAGAATTCTGCATCAAATCATTTGAAAACGTACAAGACATAAATTGACTAAGCCGGAtagttaaaacaaattattatcattgtaaaaagtaaatagaTATTATATACGTTTTGCTAAATTATAGtgaagaaataaatattttttatttcattaaatttaagaTTTAAATGTAGTTGAGAATTACTTAAATCACTTCTATGAAGCATGAAATTTACATTGGTGAAGCTGAGAAATCCCAGTGTCGCTATTTTATGGGCAAAATTCTTTGAGATTAATGCATTTAAAAAGCAATCTATTATTTAACCAACCTCAACATCCAACACTGATACAAGACTCGATGATTTAACATGCCAGAGCGATGTGTGAGGTCCACCACCGAATGCTAGCCATTCACCATTTGGATCTGCAGTAACACAGGATACCCATTTGCCTACTTCTGGTCTATTTAATTGGGAATTGGCATGAGGAAGAAAAGTGCCTGTGCAGCTGTTGCTTCTGGAGTCCCATATCTAAGAAAAGTGGAATTGTGTTTAAGATCTTTTATTTTAAGAATAACTGATAGATTAGATCATGTATCATTCAGATTTTACTGctgaaaaaaagttaataaaaggacataaaaaagtttagttaGCTTAAGTTAAAAGTTAAGCTTTTCAAATATGTATATGGAAATGATATATAAACTTAGGCTGAAGTTAGGTTAAATAACATATCACGCTTAGATAATAATGGTAAGTatagtatttatttttatgttacatGAGCTTAGAATGCAGTGTTGCAACTACTGAAGTTAATTTTCTAACCGACTTCGGTCGCATTTTGATATGGTTTAACCTGCATCAAAACAAGGGTACGCAAATAGTGGATTgtgagaaaaaaattaaacttattcAGTTTGATTACCTTGCAAGTATTAAATTTGCTACCACTACGTTACAGTTGCTTTATCTGTCTGCCTTCGATGTTTACTGTTACCGATGTAAAATTAGCCACTTTGCATCACAAACTTTGTTCATGATCCAATTAGCCTATATTGTAACTTTACACTGTATTCTTGATTGGTTTCTATATCTTAGTTTCCAGGCAATTAGCCATCTTACTGACAGGTGAAGCAGCCAACGTGTGggtcaaaaactttttttttggGCCGTGCTAAAAACTATTTGCAGACTCTTTGTCTTGAATAGCTATTATATATCTATATCCCAGCAATGGGCTCTTTACGGCACAGTTGATGATTTCGTGCGGCCTAGTAAAAGgttttcattaaatatttaagtGTGCTCAGTGTGTTGACAATTAGCCTTCATTTTGATAAGCAGCAAAAAAATTGCCAAGCAAACTCTGGTCATTAAAAACTGGCTGAAAACAAACCTGGGGCGAGATTACAACATTAAACTAGTAAATGAGAAAAAGACATATTACAGTAGCTAGTTAATTGCAAGCGAAGTTATTATGCGATTACAAGAAAATCTTGCTATTGTCTCGTAAAGCTTACACACTAAAAAGCAACAGGCATCAAATCTAAGGAAAAAGGACTAGATGAATGAGCAAAATCTGGCGCAACTGcatttacagtattttagtTAAAGTTGAAACAGAAGCACTTTGGTACTTCCAACCAGAGTTGTAACTTATAGTAACCAAGTGCTGTTCAGCTCGGGTCAACTTATAGTTACGATCTATATCGAAGAAATCGACCCTATCCTAATGTATGGTCATGGTTGTcatcggtctggactcaaaaataaggacaatgaattttcctaaaaaaacGAGATACTATTTGCACTATTTCTTAAtgttggtatctctttggtaccaAATAGTATACTAAAGGGGTCGAAATGCCCAAAGTTGGAACcgctgccctaaaaataagacaataataaagacgcaagtgaaaataagcaCATTAGTATTTTTTCAGACATTGTACTTGAAAACAAGCACGGAAAGGTAACCCTGTGTATAGTGTATAAATAACCAAGCTAACCAACCTTGACACTTCCGTCTTCAGAAGCAGTGACTATGCCATCGCCAAGCAAATCGATATCATGAATATATTCCGTGTGCTGATTGTAAGACTCAACACATGTTCCAGTGTTTAAATCCCATTGTACAGCAATGTTGTCATCCCCACCACTGTACAGTATATCATCCTTTGCCTTATAACAAAGGCAGTTGTAACTTGAGATCTGTGTATCCTTGCCAGCCAGACTCGTGGATGATGCTTTCGTTTGGTTGTCGAGAGTCCATGATTTTTTaggtttgttgtttaaaatgtcaGACCATTTCCATCCAGTTATAGGACCTTCACCGGCACTTATTAAATACTTCTGTGTGGTCTGCAAAGCATGTACAGGTCCAGGATGTGCTTTAATAACAGCGACTGGTTTTTCACTTCTTTCAGCAGGATTTGGTGACAAAGCACTGGACAAGTTGAACATGCAAATGTAACCATAATTATTTCCAACTGCAAGGTATTTTCCACAAGGGGATAGGGCAGAACAATACATGGAGACATGTAGCATATCACGTAACTCCATGTCCTcttttctttaaacaaataCCGTAATTTAAGTTGGTGTTGTGTCTAATACTGCTAGTCTTTTCTCAaataaaaaactgcaaaattaACTACACTAACTGTTTAAGGGAGAAGGAATAGGCTTAAATcaataacaaaaatgaaataacacATATCATTTCCTTATTCATGAGTAATGACTGATGgagaatttttttgttttgagatcAATTAGCATGTAATCTACTAAACTTGATCTGTTACACAAATATTGATGTTTGGTACTGATGCATGTAACAAGTTGCATTAGCCTCGCATGGTGGAAACTCGAAATGTGTTTCACAGTGTAGGTAGTAGGGTTGCACTGATTAATTGGTCATTTTCCTGatcaattaatttttgacCAATTGAAAAATTGCCCATGAGTTGACCGGCACTTTCTTTGAAAGTCGTAGCACTCCTGCTTGCTTTCCTTTAGCAATCAAGTAAGCACTCCATAGCATGCAGTGATCACTAATCACAATGCAAGTTTCATAAAGAGTTACACTGTTAAATAAAGAATTCCTAAAAAGAGCATGACAACAGTCAAAACATGTGGAATCAAACAGAACTAAAACACTGTCATGACATTTTGATGTCACATCATGAAAAGGTAGTGACAGAGTGTCTAGCTCAACGATgagcaaactgcggctcgtgAGCTTTTGTTTGTGGCCTGACAAGAAAATACagcagtttttgacaaaaaatcctgtgtgcaaagatgcaaattttggtgtgatggtAGGATCCAAACCTTAGTTCTTTGTGTCTTTTCTTTttctatttattataaaacagTGTGAAGATCGGCGTGCACTTTGATGGATCTCGTGCGTGCAAGTGCCACATTTTCTACTATGGGATTGTGGCTCTTCAATATCTCAATTTAATAGCGTAAGTTATTACCTTGCaattaaactttgtttaattttgttgcgTTTTTCCATGTCGTTTTTCCATGTTCACAAAGTAAACGATACTGGGTTACCAGTGATAACCTATGCTTTTTCGGGTCTAGTGGATAAGTGCACAACCGCAGGGTGCCTTTGTATACTTGATCCCAGGTACTGTGTATTCAAATCGTGACATCAAGAGATgaggttgtgcacttctgcaacAGACTTGCTTTTTGTTTCGGACAAGATTTTTCTGCCCTCTCCCCTTTTGTGCTCTCATTTTTTTggctacagtttgtggtttgGACGTCTTAAAGGTTTAACGACAGACTGTGACTTCCTTTTTTTATCGTTTGTCTTTACCCTTTTTTTGCTCTcattttttggttgtttgctTCTTTTTCCTCAAACGctgtatatttctttgtttccaCTGACGGCAGACGTTTCGCTCCAACCCCATGTGGTACTTTAGTATCAAAACCACTATTGAAAAAGCGTACCGATATCACTGGTAACCGTACATGAGCACATGAGATCTTTAGATACCTATTATAAGCCTAAAACATGATCTCACCACATATATATAGGATATCGTCTCAAACATTATTGGAAACACATACTTTCATTGGATAAAGTGTCTGTTGAAAGgtttggtaatttttttatgcATAATTTAGAAGCTTAgtttaattaaactttatCGCACTAACTATCAAATTAGGCTACTAGTATACAGGCTTCGGCTACCAATGGTTTACAAAAGTATGACATATGAACCACGAGTGCGCGTCAAAAAAGTGGCTCCAAGAGTTTTGTGCGCCATTGTCGAATCAACGCTAAGATTGCAAGGATCTCCAAGGTTGTTTGGATAACTAAATTAATAAACTTAAACTTGATTCCTTAAATTATATGAGCTCTTATTTATTTCACGGACTAAGTTGTCCCAAACCAACTCGTAGGTGTATCATGTAATTTCGTATCGAATTTTATGGTATCACAATGTTTAACCTTGCGCTGACAAATGTTTTGTCCGACTGGCGACAACTCCGCAGTGATTCCTTACAATCCTTACACTCGAGCCTtttgaggcttcagtgcacgccaaaatttgcttTCTTGCATGCACGATTTTTTGTCGAAAACTTCCATCATAGGGCATAGGCTAGCCTACTTTCACGTTCCAGTCGGGACCAGAAGTAGGTTCATTCATTCCATTTATTTTTCGACTTAATTTTGAGGGACGAAAAGGTTTGCTTTTAATCGTGtctttaaaactatttttaccGTTTTTTATTAACTTGTGCTTGTCTTAATTGGACGTTAAATTTTGTGATGTCCAGGTAACCTACCTAGTATGTGATAGCTTAAACTAATCTTAATGCTCCTGAAATTTATGGGTTCAGTGGCCGTGCGAATTGTTACCAACAATTATTAGGctaccttaattatttttgggCACGTTTTTAAGCGTTTTCAGCTTGTCACTTTTTTTCTGTTCATTAGTACATGCTAATAACAACtagtttgattttttcttCCCCACCGCtcttttgacgaaaaaataTTCATTGATCAATCTTTGTCATATCCATTCTCCAAATGAATAATAGACCTAACAGAACTAGGGTTGGGAGAAATCCGAATTTACTCGTAATTGAATTATGTATGTCATAAATAGCTTAAAGCACCCAAGTTACTATTTTCTGTTCACTATAAACTTTAAGCATCAAAGAGCGCACTGATATTTTCAGACGTTTTTACTGCATCTAAGGTATTAAAAAACCATTAATGTAACAGAttataatttctttataagCTATGCAGATCTTTCGTTCACCGTATTGGCACAAAGCCATGCACTATCACCACCTCAACGCTTTACAGTTATGTGAAATGACAATTGGCACAATATATTGCCAAAACatgtaagttattttttcttaatgtacagtattttttaaatttaagccAAAAGCTGTTGTAAACGTCATTTATTAGGCCTATGTAGTCCTAGCTGCATAAAGTTGAGTTGAACCTATTACGAAAGAACAGCCATTGTTTTTTGCTGCCAgcttttaccaaaaaaaattgtgcattcCAAGCTATTTCTcattgtttcttgttaacctaacttccAGGTCCGGTCTAAATCTACCTTCAATGAAACCTTAAGTAAGTAAAATCAGCTTTTTGCATATCCATTCTTCAAATCACGTAACTTTAACAACAGGACAAAAAAATCCTATAAAGAAAATCTCGCAGTGCATACTGGTGTCTATGTATTGTTGtaacataataaataaaaacaataacaatggTTTTTACCACTAACTGCACAAATTgtagaaaaaaaaaagttttttgttttgcaattagCCAGTAATGCTTCGTACAAACATTTCGTTTGCAGGAATATTTTTTCGAAATTATACATTTGGTGCGACCACCGACGCACtgtcaaattgcaaaaaaaaaacataccgTATGTACAGGTGATGGGTGTGATTGCTACATCTTTGAGAAAGTAATCTACTGAAACGAACACACTAGTTTTGGTAGTTTTGCAGATGCTTGAATGATGAAATCGCGATCTCATTAGTGTACTATTTAAGCGTTTCTggttatttaaaaaacattattgaAGTCTACCTACATGTGAAAACCAACATGTGTGATGTCATCGAGTATTAAGCAATACTCGATCGAGTCCAAGTATTGAAAACATGCCGATGTGGTGCATTGTGGTCCCAATGGGCAAGTTGCGATGACatgttttaacttttcaatGACTGAAAGATAGGTTTTCATTCAGAATATTTTTCGCTTACCCTGTTTCAGTTGCCATGTGTTTAATCACATTGTATCATCAATGTTCATAATCATGTTGACATTATGGCTACAAAAAATTCTAGTGatatcaaacttttttccagTTGTTGGTGTAAAGTCAGAAAATTCTTAAATTATGTTATCAGCATTTGTTTCAAGCGCTGCATATTTAAACCTGATTTATGAAATAGACACTGTACCATACTTGCGGTAGCATGTTCATTGTTCACATGCTACATTGCTGTGTAGATAACGGCAAAGTTGATTTCTTTGGGTAGGCTTAGTTGATAGGTTGATTTCTTTGGGTAGTTGATTTCTTTGGGATGTTCTCAGCACttggattttttttattatctcACCAAACCCTTGATTCAAACCTGATCCTTTAGAATGTGTTTGTCATTCTTTTAGGTTTTTTGGATTCTATAGGTCATTAGAAACAACAGCTTAGAACTTAAGAACCACATTGGGGATAATCACAATTAATATTTGGTTACTATATTTCATCTTCCAAAATGAGCTCTGGCAAAAGAAAGCTTTCATCTTTTTCAAGCGATGATGAGTCTGATTACACTTGCCAAAAAAAACCAAAACTTACTGCAAATGGTTTTATAGCTGGAAGAGTTGTTGGCCATGGCTCTGATTCATACACCAATTTGTTTGATGAGTCAGACCCTGATGAAACACCAACTGCAAGTACCTCACctgtaataaaacaaaccagGATGGCAAAACGGCGGTTTCGCTTCTTAAGTGATGACAGCACTGAAGAAGAGGAGAACGGtgaaataaaagtaattgaTTCTGCCAAAGCAAATAAGTCCAGTGGTGATGATACTGATGATTATAGCTGCATTCCCGACACCAATAACAAGGAGTCAAGCagagttgaaaaaaaaaatttgtcacAATTGAGCAATTCAAGTGAGGATACCGTTGATTATTCAACCAAAGACATTAACGTTAAGGCAGGAAATTATAATACCGTTGGTGGAAATGTAGCTCAGCTTAGCAGTTCCAGTG
Encoded here:
- the LOC143470912 gene encoding THO complex subunit 6 homolog, which translates into the protein MELRDMLHVSMYCSALSPCGKYLAVGNNYGYICMFNLSSALSPNPAERSEKPVAVIKAHPGPVHALQTTQKYLISAGEGPITGWKWSDILNNKPKKSWTLDNQTKASSTSLAGKDTQISSYNCLCYKAKDDILYSGGDDNIAVQWDLNTGTCVESYNQHTEYIHDIDLLGDGIVTASEDGSVKIWDSRSNSCTGTFLPHANSQLNRPEVGKWVSCVTADPNGEWLAFGGGPHTSLWHVKSSSLVSVLDVENSEGNDSCFTPNTVRYFQDEIIAGGNQPILHRWHVNGQKKASTPCNINNIFSISCKSSDKGNLLLPMVITGSSWKMDVFTNLGYLGMTLSLVPCCKSEFC